Proteins from a genomic interval of Mycolicibacterium grossiae:
- the sppA gene encoding signal peptide peptidase SppA yields MLSLLSGVPGIDDLRALARKADTARHHGVPKGCVLEFDLQAVPNETGGFDPMALLSGGRPLLLREAVAALHRAADDDRVAGLIARIQLPAAAAGPVQELRAAVAAFSAVKPSLAWAETYPGTKSYYLASAFSEVWMQPSGTVGLVGFATNALFLRDALDKAGVQAQFVARGEYKSAANLFTQDAYTDAHREADTRLIESLHGQVLAAVAASRGLAPDAVDALADRAPLLRDAAVEGRLVDRIGFRDEAYGRIAELASPGSAEPGDGDSGADVPPRLFLARYARAQGPTPPSLPGRAGKPTIAVVTLHGPIVSGRGGPQLSPLGTSSAGGDTIAAALRQAGADDAVAAVVLRVDSPGGAVTGSETVWREVARLTAAGTPVVASMGAVAASGGYYVSMAADEIVANPGTITGSIGVVTGKLVARDLKRRLGVGSDAVRTNANADAWSIDAPFTDEQQAHVEAEADLFYTDFVERVAAGRGMTVEAVDAVARGRVWTGADALEHGLVDQLGGLRTAVDRAKALAGIDANADVKLTYLPGSSVLDVLRPKASSQPAAASLSVAVGALLGRTVAGVVNQAERSLSGTTALWLGDVRS; encoded by the coding sequence ATGCTCAGCCTGCTGTCCGGCGTCCCCGGCATCGACGACCTCCGCGCGCTGGCGCGCAAGGCGGACACCGCCCGCCACCACGGCGTCCCCAAGGGGTGCGTGCTCGAATTCGACCTGCAGGCCGTGCCGAACGAGACCGGCGGCTTCGACCCCATGGCACTGCTGTCCGGCGGCCGCCCGCTGCTGCTGCGCGAGGCCGTGGCGGCCCTGCACCGCGCCGCCGACGACGACCGCGTCGCCGGCCTGATCGCCCGGATCCAGCTTCCGGCCGCGGCGGCGGGACCGGTGCAGGAACTGCGCGCGGCCGTCGCCGCGTTCAGCGCGGTCAAGCCGTCGCTCGCCTGGGCCGAGACCTACCCCGGCACCAAGTCCTACTACCTGGCCTCGGCGTTCTCCGAGGTGTGGATGCAGCCGTCGGGCACCGTCGGTCTCGTCGGCTTCGCCACCAACGCGCTGTTCCTGCGCGACGCCCTCGACAAGGCCGGCGTGCAGGCGCAGTTCGTGGCGCGCGGGGAGTACAAGTCCGCCGCCAACCTGTTCACCCAGGACGCCTACACCGATGCGCACCGCGAGGCCGACACCCGGCTCATCGAGAGCCTGCACGGCCAGGTCCTCGCCGCGGTCGCCGCCTCGCGCGGGCTCGCGCCGGACGCGGTCGACGCGCTCGCCGACCGGGCCCCGCTGCTACGCGACGCCGCCGTCGAGGGCCGCCTGGTCGACCGCATCGGCTTCCGCGACGAGGCCTACGGCCGCATCGCCGAGCTGGCGTCTCCCGGATCGGCCGAACCCGGAGACGGCGACTCGGGTGCCGACGTGCCGCCCCGGCTCTTCCTCGCCCGCTACGCCAGGGCGCAGGGACCGACGCCGCCCAGCCTGCCCGGAAGGGCGGGCAAGCCCACCATCGCCGTCGTGACGTTGCACGGACCGATCGTCAGCGGCCGCGGCGGCCCGCAGCTGTCGCCGCTCGGCACGTCCAGCGCGGGCGGCGACACCATCGCCGCCGCGTTGCGGCAGGCCGGCGCCGACGACGCGGTGGCCGCGGTCGTCCTCCGGGTCGACAGCCCCGGTGGCGCCGTCACCGGCTCGGAGACGGTGTGGCGGGAGGTGGCGCGGTTGACGGCCGCCGGCACCCCGGTGGTCGCGTCGATGGGCGCCGTCGCCGCGTCCGGCGGCTACTACGTGTCGATGGCCGCCGACGAGATCGTCGCCAACCCCGGGACCATCACGGGATCGATCGGGGTGGTGACCGGCAAGCTCGTCGCGCGCGACCTCAAGCGGCGTCTCGGCGTCGGGTCGGATGCGGTGCGCACGAACGCCAATGCCGATGCCTGGTCGATCGATGCGCCGTTCACCGACGAGCAGCAGGCGCACGTCGAGGCAGAGGCCGACCTCTTCTACACCGACTTCGTCGAGCGGGTGGCCGCCGGGCGCGGCATGACGGTCGAAGCCGTCGACGCGGTCGCCCGGGGCCGGGTGTGGACCGGCGCCGACGCCCTCGAACACGGGCTGGTCGACCAGCTCGGTGGCCTGCGCACCGCCGTCGACCGGGCGAAGGCGCTCGCCGGGATCGACGCCAATGCGGACGTCAAGCTCACGTACCTGCCCGGCTCGTCGGTGCTGGACGTCCTGCGGCCCAAGGCGTCCTCGCAGCCGGCGGCGGCGTCGCTGTCCGTCGCCGTCGGCGCCCTGCTCGGCCGTACCGTGGCCGGCGTCGTCAACCAGGCCGAGCGGTCACTGTCCGGCACGACGGCGCTGTGGCTGGGCGACGTGCGCTCCTAG
- the rpsE gene encoding 30S ribosomal protein S5 — protein MAEQAGAAPAQDNRGGGRGDRDGRGRRDDRGGRSGRDGGDKSNYLERVVTINRVSKVVKGGRRFSFTALVIVGDGNGMVGVGYGKAKEVPAAIAKGVEEARKGFFRVPLIGGTIVHPVQGEAAAGVVMLRPASPGTGVIAGGAARAVLECAGVHDILAKSLGSDNAINVVHATVAALKQIQRPEEVAARRGLPIEDVAPAGMLRARREAETVAAAAAREGSA, from the coding sequence ATGGCCGAGCAGGCTGGCGCCGCTCCGGCGCAGGACAATCGCGGCGGCGGTCGCGGAGACCGCGACGGTCGGGGTCGTCGTGACGACCGCGGTGGCCGTAGCGGCCGCGACGGCGGCGACAAGAGCAACTACCTGGAACGCGTCGTCACGATCAACCGCGTCTCCAAGGTCGTCAAGGGTGGTCGGCGCTTCAGCTTCACCGCCCTGGTGATCGTCGGTGACGGCAACGGCATGGTCGGCGTCGGCTACGGCAAGGCCAAGGAAGTCCCGGCCGCCATCGCCAAGGGCGTCGAGGAGGCCCGCAAGGGCTTCTTCCGCGTGCCGCTGATCGGCGGGACCATCGTCCACCCGGTGCAGGGCGAGGCCGCTGCGGGCGTCGTCATGCTCCGCCCGGCGAGCCCCGGTACCGGCGTCATCGCCGGTGGTGCGGCGCGTGCGGTGCTGGAGTGCGCCGGCGTGCACGACATCCTGGCCAAGTCGCTGGGCAGCGACAACGCGATCAACGTGGTGCACGCCACCGTGGCCGCGCTGAAGCAGATCCAGCGTCCCGAGGAGGTGGCGGCCCGTCGCGGCCTGCCCATCGAGGACGTCGCCCCCGCCGGCATGCTCCGTGCACGCCGCGAGGCCGAGACGGTGGCCGCGGCCGCCGCACGTGAAGGAAGCGCATAG
- the rplR gene encoding 50S ribosomal protein L18 — MPATGASTTTDKRKPVGQNISETRRTSRLRRHARLRKKVAGTTETPRLVVNRSSRHIHVQLVDDSQGVTVAAASSIEADVRAVEGDKKAQSVRVGQLIAERAKAAGIETVVFDRGGYTYGGRIAALADAAREGGLKF, encoded by the coding sequence ATGCCCGCTACTGGAGCAAGCACGACGACCGACAAGCGCAAGCCCGTCGGTCAGAACATCTCCGAGACCCGTCGGACCTCGCGCCTCCGCCGCCACGCGCGGCTGCGCAAGAAGGTCGCCGGCACCACGGAGACCCCGCGCCTGGTGGTCAACCGCTCCTCGCGGCACATCCACGTCCAGCTGGTCGACGACTCGCAGGGCGTCACCGTCGCGGCGGCCTCGTCCATCGAGGCCGACGTGCGTGCCGTCGAGGGCGACAAGAAGGCCCAGAGCGTCCGCGTCGGTCAGCTGATCGCCGAGCGCGCCAAGGCCGCCGGCATCGAGACCGTGGTGTTCGACCGCGGCGGCTACACCTACGGCGGCCGCATCGCCGCGCTGGCCGACGCCGCGCGTGAAGGCGGGCTGAAGTTCTAA
- the rplN gene encoding 50S ribosomal protein L14 has protein sequence MIQQESRLKVADNTGAKEILCIRVLGGSSRRYAGIGDVIVATVKDAIPGGNVKRGDVVKAVVVRTVKERRRADGSYIKFDENAAVIIKADNDPRGTRIFGPVGRELREKRFMKIVSLAPEVL, from the coding sequence GTGATTCAGCAGGAATCGCGGCTCAAGGTCGCCGACAACACGGGTGCCAAGGAGATCTTGTGCATCCGCGTGCTCGGCGGCTCGTCGCGGCGCTATGCCGGCATCGGCGATGTCATCGTGGCCACCGTCAAGGACGCCATCCCCGGTGGCAACGTGAAGCGTGGCGACGTGGTGAAGGCCGTGGTCGTCCGCACCGTCAAGGAGCGCCGCCGTGCCGACGGCAGCTACATCAAGTTCGACGAGAACGCGGCCGTGATCATCAAGGCCGACAACGATCCGCGCGGCACCCGCATCTTCGGCCCGGTCGGCCGCGAGCTGCGCGAGAAGCGCTTCATGAAGATCGTCTCGCTCGCCCCGGAGGTGTTGTAA
- the rpsH gene encoding 30S ribosomal protein S8, which yields MTMTDPIADFLTRLRNANSAYHDEVTLPHSKIKANIAEILKAEGYITDFHTEDARVGKSLVVQLKYGPSRERSIAGLRRVSKPGLRVYAKSTNLPRVLGGLGVAIISTSSGLLTDRQAQRQGVGGEVLAYVW from the coding sequence ATGACGATGACTGACCCGATCGCAGACTTCTTGACGCGTCTGCGCAACGCCAACTCGGCGTATCACGACGAGGTGACGCTGCCCCACAGCAAGATCAAGGCGAACATCGCCGAGATCCTCAAGGCCGAGGGCTACATCACCGACTTCCACACCGAGGACGCCCGCGTGGGCAAGTCCCTGGTGGTTCAGCTCAAGTACGGCCCGAGCCGTGAGCGCAGCATCGCGGGCCTGCGCCGGGTGTCCAAGCCCGGCCTGCGGGTGTACGCGAAGTCGACCAATCTGCCGCGGGTGCTGGGTGGCCTGGGCGTGGCGATCATCTCCACGTCCTCCGGTCTGCTCACCGACCGTCAGGCGCAACGACAGGGCGTGGGCGGCGAAGTCCTCGCGTACGTCTGGTAG
- a CDS encoding arylsulfatase, with product MTDEKTPKTSRGFAGRIALDIRDSEPDWGPYAAPTAPPGAPNVLYLVWDDTGIATWDCFGGLVEMPAMRRLAERGVRLSQFHTTALCSPTRASLLTGRNATTVGMATIEEFTDGFPNCNGRIPADTALLSEVLAERGYNTYCVGKWHLTPLEESNLAATKRHWPLSRGFERFYGFMGGETDQWYPELVYDNHPVAPPAGPEDGYHLSKDLADKTIEFIRDAKVIAPDKPWFTYLCPGAGHAPHHVFAEWADRYAGTFDMGYERYREIVLANQKDLGIVPPETELSPVNPYLDVTGPNGEPWPLQDTVRPWDELSDDEKRLFARMAEVFAGFLSYTDAQIGRILDYLEESGQLDDTIVVVISDNGASGEGGPNGSVNEVKFFNGYVDTVEEGLRFFDSLGGPQTYNHYPIGWAMAFNTPYKLFKRYASHEGGIADTAIVSWPNGIRAHGEIRDHYVNVCDVTPTIYDLLGITPPEEVNGIAQKPLDGTSFRAALDDAAADTGKRTQFYSMLGTRGIWHDGWFANTVHAASPAGWSHFDDDRWELFHIAADRSQCHDLAAEHPEKLEELQRLWFAEAEKYNGLPLADLNVFETFLRERPYLVRDRKTFVYYPDTAEVGMGAAVELRGQSFSVLAEVTVDAAGAEGVVYKQGAGHGGHVLFLREGRLHYVYNFMGEEEQLVAADDPVALGAHVLGVRYDRTGTVEGSHTPLGDVSLYVDGQVVATRAGVRTHPGSFGLAGGGVAVGRNAGQPVSTAYEAPFRFTGGRIAQVVVDVSGEPYLDVEAEFARAFAKD from the coding sequence ATGACGGACGAGAAGACTCCGAAGACCTCGCGCGGCTTCGCCGGCAGGATCGCCCTCGACATCCGGGACTCCGAGCCCGACTGGGGCCCCTACGCCGCGCCGACCGCACCGCCGGGCGCGCCCAACGTCCTGTACCTGGTCTGGGACGACACCGGCATCGCCACCTGGGACTGCTTCGGCGGCCTGGTCGAGATGCCCGCGATGCGGCGACTGGCCGAGCGCGGCGTGCGGTTGAGCCAATTCCACACCACCGCACTGTGTTCCCCGACCCGGGCCTCGCTGCTGACCGGGCGCAACGCCACCACGGTCGGCATGGCCACCATCGAGGAGTTCACCGACGGGTTCCCCAACTGCAACGGTCGCATCCCCGCCGACACGGCGCTGCTGAGCGAGGTGCTCGCCGAGCGGGGTTACAACACCTACTGCGTCGGCAAGTGGCATCTCACGCCGCTCGAGGAGTCGAATCTCGCGGCGACGAAGCGACATTGGCCGTTGAGTCGCGGATTCGAGCGGTTCTATGGCTTCATGGGTGGCGAGACCGACCAGTGGTATCCCGAACTGGTCTACGACAACCATCCGGTCGCCCCGCCCGCGGGGCCCGAGGACGGCTACCACCTGTCCAAGGACCTCGCCGACAAGACCATCGAATTCATCCGCGACGCCAAGGTCATCGCGCCGGACAAGCCGTGGTTCACCTACCTGTGTCCCGGCGCCGGGCACGCCCCGCACCACGTGTTCGCGGAGTGGGCCGACCGCTACGCCGGCACCTTCGACATGGGGTACGAGCGGTACCGCGAGATCGTGCTGGCGAACCAGAAGGACCTCGGCATCGTGCCGCCGGAGACCGAATTGTCGCCGGTGAACCCGTATCTCGACGTCACGGGGCCGAACGGTGAACCGTGGCCGCTGCAGGACACCGTGCGTCCCTGGGACGAACTGAGCGACGACGAGAAACGCCTCTTCGCCCGCATGGCCGAGGTGTTCGCCGGCTTCCTGTCCTACACCGACGCGCAGATCGGCCGCATCCTGGACTACCTCGAGGAGTCCGGCCAGCTCGACGACACCATCGTCGTCGTCATCTCCGACAACGGCGCCAGCGGGGAGGGTGGGCCCAACGGCTCGGTCAACGAGGTGAAGTTCTTCAACGGCTACGTGGACACCGTCGAGGAGGGGCTGCGCTTCTTCGATTCCCTCGGCGGCCCGCAGACCTACAACCACTACCCGATCGGGTGGGCCATGGCGTTCAACACGCCCTACAAGCTGTTCAAGCGCTACGCATCGCACGAGGGCGGCATCGCCGACACCGCAATCGTGTCCTGGCCGAACGGGATTCGCGCGCACGGCGAGATCCGCGACCACTACGTCAACGTCTGCGACGTGACCCCGACGATCTACGACCTGCTCGGCATCACGCCACCCGAGGAGGTCAACGGCATCGCGCAGAAGCCGCTCGACGGCACCAGCTTCCGCGCGGCACTGGACGACGCGGCCGCCGACACCGGCAAGCGCACGCAGTTCTACTCGATGCTCGGCACCCGGGGCATCTGGCATGACGGCTGGTTCGCCAACACCGTGCACGCCGCCAGCCCGGCCGGCTGGTCGCACTTCGACGACGATCGCTGGGAGCTGTTCCACATCGCCGCCGACCGCAGCCAGTGCCACGACCTCGCCGCCGAGCACCCGGAGAAGCTCGAGGAGCTGCAGCGGCTGTGGTTCGCCGAGGCCGAGAAGTACAACGGGCTGCCGCTGGCCGACCTCAACGTGTTCGAGACGTTCCTGCGGGAGCGGCCCTACCTGGTGCGCGACCGCAAGACCTTCGTCTACTACCCGGACACCGCCGAGGTCGGCATGGGTGCGGCCGTCGAACTGCGCGGCCAGTCCTTCTCCGTGCTGGCCGAGGTAACGGTCGACGCCGCCGGCGCCGAGGGCGTCGTCTACAAGCAGGGCGCCGGGCACGGCGGCCACGTGCTGTTCCTGCGCGAGGGCCGGCTGCACTACGTCTACAACTTCATGGGCGAGGAGGAGCAGCTCGTCGCCGCCGACGATCCCGTGGCGCTCGGGGCGCACGTGCTCGGCGTCCGCTACGACCGCACGGGCACCGTCGAGGGCAGTCACACCCCGCTGGGCGACGTCTCGCTCTACGTCGACGGCCAGGTGGTGGCCACCCGCGCGGGCGTCCGCACCCACCCCGGCAGCTTCGGGCTCGCCGGGGGCGGCGTCGCGGTGGGCCGCAACGCCGGCCAGCCGGTGTCGACGGCCTACGAGGCGCCGTTCCGCTTCACCGGCGGACGCATCGCCCAGGTCGTCGTCGACGTGTCGGGGGAGCCCTACCTCGACGTCGAGGCGGAGTTCGCCCGAGCCTTCGCCAAGGACTGA
- a CDS encoding type Z 30S ribosomal protein S14 has translation MAKKALVNKAKKKPKFAVRAYTRCNRCGRPHAVFRKFGLCRICVREMAHAGELPGVQKSSW, from the coding sequence ATGGCAAAGAAGGCTCTGGTCAACAAGGCCAAGAAGAAGCCGAAGTTCGCGGTGCGGGCCTACACCCGCTGCAACCGGTGCGGTCGTCCGCACGCGGTGTTCCGCAAGTTCGGCCTCTGCCGGATCTGCGTGCGCGAGATGGCCCACGCCGGCGAGCTGCCGGGCGTGCAGAAGTCCAGCTGGTAA
- the rplX gene encoding 50S ribosomal protein L24, which translates to MKVHKGDTVLVISGKDKGAKGKVIEAYPTRDKVLVEGVNRIKKHTAQSANERGASSGGIVTQEAPIHVSNVMVVDSDGNPTRIGYRFDEETGKKVRVSKRNGKDI; encoded by the coding sequence GTGAAGGTGCACAAGGGTGACACCGTGCTGGTGATCTCCGGCAAGGACAAGGGAGCCAAGGGCAAGGTCATCGAGGCCTACCCGACCCGGGACAAGGTCCTCGTCGAGGGCGTCAACCGGATCAAGAAGCACACCGCCCAGTCGGCGAACGAGCGTGGCGCGTCCTCGGGCGGCATCGTCACGCAGGAGGCGCCCATCCACGTGAGCAACGTGATGGTCGTGGACTCCGACGGCAACCCGACCCGGATCGGCTACCGCTTCGACGAGGAGACCGGCAAGAAGGTCCGCGTGTCGAAGCGCAACGGCAAGGACATCTGA
- the rpmD gene encoding 50S ribosomal protein L30 yields MAELKITQVRSTVGARWKQRESLRSLGLKKIRQSVVREDNPQTRGLIKSVHHLIEVEEVAQ; encoded by the coding sequence ATGGCCGAACTCAAGATCACCCAGGTGCGCAGCACCGTCGGTGCGCGCTGGAAGCAGCGTGAGAGCCTGCGCAGCCTCGGACTGAAGAAGATCCGTCAGTCCGTGGTCCGCGAGGACAACCCGCAGACGCGCGGACTCATCAAGTCCGTGCACCACCTCATCGAGGTCGAGGAGGTCGCCCAGTGA
- a CDS encoding SAM-dependent methyltransferase, with amino-acid sequence MARTEGDSWDLASSVGATATMVAAQRALGHREGMIDDPWAEPLVRAVGADFFVRMLDGDVDFADLDPAFTVRRAAEGMAVRTRWFDQMFLDAAASGVRQAVILAAGLDARGYRLAWPAGTTVYEVDQPEVIAFKTATLEGLGASPTATHRTVAIDLREDWPAALREAGFDPSQPTAWSAEGLLIYLPSDAQDRLFDLITELSAPGSSLATEYVPDIDAFLGDRAKALTDRMKEMGSDIEMGDLVYHGDRHNVIDYLTGKGWTVTAAAARDAHEANGFDFPDDAMSAAFGDLSYVRARLG; translated from the coding sequence ATGGCACGTACCGAAGGTGACAGCTGGGACCTCGCCTCGAGCGTCGGCGCGACCGCGACGATGGTCGCCGCGCAGCGCGCACTCGGGCACCGCGAGGGCATGATCGACGACCCGTGGGCCGAACCGCTGGTCCGCGCCGTCGGGGCGGACTTCTTCGTCCGCATGCTCGACGGCGACGTCGACTTCGCCGACCTCGACCCGGCATTCACGGTACGGCGCGCCGCCGAGGGCATGGCGGTCCGCACTCGGTGGTTCGACCAGATGTTCCTCGACGCCGCGGCCTCCGGGGTGCGCCAGGCCGTGATCCTCGCCGCCGGGTTGGACGCCCGCGGCTACCGGCTCGCCTGGCCGGCCGGCACGACGGTCTACGAGGTGGACCAGCCGGAGGTGATCGCGTTCAAGACCGCGACGCTCGAAGGGCTCGGCGCCTCTCCCACCGCCACGCATCGCACCGTGGCGATCGACCTGCGCGAGGACTGGCCGGCCGCCCTGCGCGAGGCCGGGTTCGACCCGTCGCAGCCGACGGCGTGGAGCGCCGAGGGCCTGCTCATCTATCTGCCGTCGGACGCGCAGGACCGGTTGTTCGACCTCATCACCGAACTCTCCGCACCCGGGAGCAGCCTGGCCACCGAGTACGTGCCCGACATCGACGCCTTCCTCGGCGACCGCGCGAAGGCGCTGACCGACCGGATGAAGGAGATGGGCTCGGACATCGAGATGGGCGACCTGGTGTACCACGGTGACCGGCACAACGTCATCGACTACCTCACCGGCAAGGGCTGGACGGTCACCGCGGCCGCGGCCCGCGACGCCCACGAGGCGAATGGCTTCGACTTCCCCGACGACGCAATGAGCGCGGCGTTCGGTGATCTGAGCTACGTACGCGCCCGACTGGGCTGA
- the rplF gene encoding 50S ribosomal protein L6 — protein sequence MSRIGKQPVPVPTGVDVTIDGQNVSVKGPKGTLELAVAEPISVTRNDDGAIVVARPDDERRNRSLHGLSRTLVANLITGVTEGYTTKMEIFGVGYRVVLKGNSLEFALGYSHPVVITAPEGITFAVETPTKFSITGIDKQKVGQISANIRRLRRPDPYKGKGVRYEGEQIRRKVGKTGK from the coding sequence ATGTCGCGCATTGGCAAGCAACCGGTCCCGGTGCCCACCGGGGTCGACGTCACGATCGACGGCCAGAACGTGTCGGTGAAGGGGCCCAAGGGCACCCTGGAACTGGCCGTGGCCGAGCCGATCTCGGTGACCCGCAACGACGACGGCGCCATCGTGGTGGCCCGTCCGGACGACGAGCGGCGCAACCGCTCGCTGCACGGGTTGTCCCGCACGCTGGTGGCCAACCTCATCACGGGTGTCACCGAGGGCTACACCACCAAGATGGAGATCTTCGGCGTCGGTTACCGCGTCGTGCTCAAGGGCAACAGCCTCGAGTTCGCGCTCGGCTACAGCCACCCCGTGGTGATCACGGCGCCCGAGGGCATCACGTTCGCGGTGGAGACGCCCACCAAGTTCTCGATCACCGGTATCGACAAGCAGAAGGTCGGTCAGATCTCGGCGAACATCCGCCGCCTGCGCCGCCCCGACCCGTACAAGGGCAAGGGCGTTCGCTACGAAGGCGAGCAGATCCGCCGCAAGGTCGGAAAGACAGGTAAGTAG
- the rplO gene encoding 50S ribosomal protein L15: MSVIKLHDLKPAPGSKTAKTRVGRGEGSKGKTAGRGTKGTGARKNVPVGFEGGQMPIHMRLPKLKGFRNRFRTEYEVVNVGDIGKLFPQGGTVGIDELVAAGAVRKNTLVKVLGDGKLSVKVDVTAHKFSGSAREKITAAGGSATEA, translated from the coding sequence GTGAGCGTCATCAAGTTGCACGACCTGAAGCCCGCCCCCGGTTCGAAGACCGCCAAGACCCGCGTCGGACGCGGTGAGGGCTCCAAGGGCAAGACCGCCGGTCGCGGCACCAAGGGCACCGGCGCCCGCAAGAACGTCCCGGTGGGCTTCGAGGGCGGCCAGATGCCGATCCACATGCGCCTGCCGAAGCTCAAGGGCTTCCGCAACCGGTTCCGCACCGAGTACGAGGTCGTCAACGTCGGCGACATCGGCAAGCTGTTCCCGCAGGGCGGCACGGTCGGCATCGACGAGCTGGTGGCTGCCGGCGCCGTGCGCAAGAACACGCTGGTGAAGGTCCTCGGCGACGGCAAGCTGTCCGTCAAGGTCGACGTCACCGCGCACAAGTTCAGCGGTAGCGCCCGCGAGAAGATCACCGCCGCAGGCGGCTCCGCCACCGAAGCCTGA
- a CDS encoding SAM-dependent methyltransferase produces the protein MTDTARHDTARHDGDSWDLASSVGATATAVAASRAVASKGPDPLLADPWAEPLVRAVGVEHFIALIDGDVLQATDADSGFSHRTVTEQITVRTRFFDDFFVNAARDGVRQAVILASGLDTRAYRLPWPAGTTVYEIDQPEVIEFKTRTLADLGAEPTAERSTVAIDLREDWPAALRAAGLDPSAPTAWIAEGLLVYLPPEAQDRLFDEITALSAPGSRLATEHMDMTGLPDDWAEQLTERSRRLGSQINLAELFYLGERHGAADYLEGKGWRTDILTGRDAFARNGFDQPTDELESLGANSGYLTATLD, from the coding sequence ATGACCGACACCGCACGACACGACACCGCACGACACGACGGGGACAGCTGGGACCTGGCGTCCAGCGTGGGAGCCACCGCGACCGCCGTCGCCGCCTCGCGTGCCGTCGCCTCGAAGGGACCGGACCCGCTGCTGGCCGACCCCTGGGCCGAGCCGCTGGTGCGCGCCGTCGGCGTCGAGCACTTCATCGCCCTCATCGACGGCGACGTCCTGCAGGCCACCGATGCCGACTCAGGCTTCAGCCACCGCACCGTCACCGAGCAGATCACCGTGCGCACCCGCTTCTTCGACGACTTCTTCGTCAACGCCGCGCGCGACGGCGTCCGGCAGGCCGTGATCCTGGCCTCCGGTCTGGACACCCGCGCCTACCGGCTGCCCTGGCCGGCGGGCACCACGGTGTACGAGATCGACCAGCCGGAGGTCATCGAGTTCAAGACCCGCACGCTGGCCGATCTCGGTGCCGAGCCGACCGCCGAGCGCAGCACCGTCGCCATCGACCTGCGCGAGGACTGGCCCGCGGCGCTGCGCGCGGCCGGCTTAGATCCGTCCGCCCCCACCGCCTGGATCGCCGAGGGACTGCTAGTGTACCTGCCGCCCGAGGCGCAGGACCGGCTGTTCGACGAGATCACCGCGCTGTCGGCGCCCGGCAGCCGGCTCGCCACCGAGCACATGGACATGACCGGCCTGCCCGACGACTGGGCCGAACAGCTCACCGAACGGTCCCGCCGCCTCGGCTCGCAGATCAATCTCGCAGAGCTGTTCTACCTCGGCGAGCGCCACGGCGCCGCCGATTACCTCGAGGGCAAGGGCTGGCGCACCGACATCCTCACCGGCCGGGACGCGTTCGCGCGCAACGGCTTCGACCAGCCCACCGACGAACTGGAGTCGCTCGGTGCGAACTCCGGCTACCTGACCGCGACACTGGACTAG
- the rplE gene encoding 50S ribosomal protein L5 → MTTAEKVQPRLKQRYRDEIRTALNDEFKYANVMQIPGVVKVVVNMGVGDAARDAKLINGAVNDLALITGQKPEIRRARKSIAQFKLREGMPIGARVTLRNDRMWEFLDRLVSISLPRIRDFRGLSPKQFDGNGNYTFGLNEQSVFHEIDVDSIDRPRGMDITVVTSATTDDEGRALLRALGFPFKEN, encoded by the coding sequence ATGACGACCGCAGAGAAGGTTCAGCCCCGGCTGAAGCAGCGCTACCGCGACGAGATCCGCACCGCGCTCAACGACGAATTCAAGTACGCCAACGTCATGCAGATCCCCGGCGTGGTCAAGGTGGTCGTCAACATGGGCGTCGGTGACGCCGCCCGCGACGCCAAGCTGATCAACGGCGCGGTCAACGACCTCGCGCTGATCACCGGCCAGAAGCCGGAGATCCGCCGGGCCCGCAAGTCCATCGCGCAGTTCAAGCTGCGCGAGGGCATGCCCATCGGCGCCCGCGTGACGCTGCGCAACGACCGCATGTGGGAGTTCCTCGACCGCCTGGTGTCGATCTCACTGCCCCGTATCCGCGACTTCCGCGGCCTGTCGCCCAAGCAGTTCGACGGCAACGGCAACTACACCTTCGGGCTGAACGAGCAGTCGGTGTTCCACGAGATCGACGTGGACTCCATCGACCGGCCCCGAGGCATGGACATCACCGTCGTCACCTCGGCGACGACCGACGACGAAGGCCGGGCGCTGCTGCGCGCACTCGGCTTCCCGTTCAAGGAGAACTGA